One Myxococcales bacterium genomic window, TTTTGCATCAGCTGTTTCAAGTACGCTATCGGCCTTAGCACCGGCATGTCCGAATTGAACACCTGCTGGAAACATCTTCGAGCATGTCCCTGTCACCCATATCACGAGAGGCTTTTTAATATTTCCCGCCTTGAGAGCCTCGACGATCTTGAGTTCCTCGGTTCCGCCAATCTCGCCGAGAGCAGCGATCATCTTGACGGCCGGAATCTTTTCATAGCGCATGATATGATCGAGCAGGGTCGAACCCGGATATGCATCTCCGCCGATAGCCACACCTTCGTAGAGCCCGTCGCTGTTGCGCGCGATTATATTGTAGCACTCGTTGGAAAGCCCGCCGGATTTGGAAACGAAACCCACGCTCCCCGCTCTATGCAACTTCGAATCGATTATATTATCTATCGTTCCGGCGGTATTGCCTATTTTGAAACAGCCGGCCTTTATTCCGCCTACCGTTGCCGGACCTATAATGCACTTCCCCATATTCTTGGCGGCTGAGGCCATCATCCGCGCCTTTCTCTCGGGAACTCCTTCAGCGATCACGACGACCGTCCTTATATTATCATTTGCCAAGGACTCCATCGTGGTGTCATACGCGCTTCGCTGTGATGAGAAATTTATTACTACATCAGAGGATGGGTGTTTTTCTGCGGCCCTTGAAAAACTCCTGTACATCGGAATCAGGATCTCTCTCTTGCCAAAAAATACTTTATGGATCCCATCCCTGGAGGGGTTTACGATGGCGGCGACCGAAGGTTTCTCCCTCCCGCATGCAAAATCGAAATCGAGCATGCGCTGAATGGCATTTTGCTGATAGCCGTAGACTATCGCCTCGGTATCCTTTGAAAAAAGTTCTGGAGAATTCATATGGCCTCCGACAGAGCTAGGGATACGATCCTCGTCATGTGCGTCTCAGGGCCGTAAACCTCGATCGGAATCCCGAGAGTTTGTCCGAGTTCCCTCATGCGCGAAAGCCCCTCTTTGTAATTTGGGCCGCCGCGACGGACGAATACGCGGACATCATTTTCTATCAACTTATCTTTGAATTCCTTTAGTGCCTGAATGATTCCGGTGAAGGTAGCAGCCACGTCGGTAAAATTCGCTATTCCGCCGCCTATAAGAAGAACCTTGCCACGGGGATCCTTTTTTCTAGTCATGAGATCTAAGATCGTCTTTGCATACTGATACGTCAATTCCTTAGACGGATCTCCGGAATATTCGCCGTAGTTGGCCAACTCCTTTGAAAAACCGATATCGCAAACGGTATCGGCATAAATCACGGAGGCCCCGCCTCCGGCAACCATTGTCCAGACGCGCCCCTCTGGGTTTAGTATCGTCAACTTGAGCGATGCCCCGCTCTGATCGTCGAGATGCTTCACGAAGCGTTCCTCGGCGGTCATCGACGTTCCAAAAGAGGGCGGAAATTCGAGCTCGCCCCAAATCTTTCTACAGTCGAAGGCGGCGGCATCATCGACCTTGGCCACGAGATCGAGAGGAACTATAGCACCACCTGAAACCGTGAACGGATTTATTTCAAGATACGAAAAACCGCTTTCTGCGTAAAACGCATGCAGCGCGGCGATAAACTCCGCTACAAGCTCCTTATCTTTTTTCAGATCGGAAATTTTTGCGAGGATATCCGCCTTGCTCGCCTCCTGCAGAACGGGGACCTCTATTTTGATAACTTTGTCCCAGTTTTCCTCGACGAAGATCCCGCCCTTGACCGAAAAATATATCACGTCGCATTCGCGCTCATCCTTGATCGCTACATAGTACTCCTCATCTTCTGAATGTGGAGTGAACGGTTCGACCAAAAAGTGCGTCAGCTCGCCGGAGACCTTTCCGATCGTAGCGGGCTTGCCCATGCGCTCCCCTATCCATTTCTTCACGCCGTCGAAGTCTGAATTTACAAGAAGGAGCCCGTGTTTACCGCGCTTTCCGAATAGCTGATCCGGCTTGGCAACAAGTTTTCCCTTCGAAATCCAAGGACAATTCTTCCTCAGCGATTCCATATCTGTATCTGGAGAAATCAGCGCAACATTCCCGTCGTATTTCCATGAATCGCCCAAACGCCGTTTCATGAAAGCGGCCAGCATCCTCTTTCCGTCGAATTCCCTGATTCCACGCCTTGCCATAAAACCTCCCGATAAACAAAAAACGGATTCAGTTTCCTTTGGTATAATTTAGAAGTCCACCCGCAAGAACTATCATCCTCTGGCGTTCAGAAAGATC contains:
- a CDS encoding ATPase, yielding MARRGIREFDGKRMLAAFMKRRLGDSWKYDGNVALISPDTDMESLRKNCPWISKGKLVAKPDQLFGKRGKHGLLLVNSDFDGVKKWIGERMGKPATIGKVSGELTHFLVEPFTPHSEDEEYYVAIKDERECDVIYFSVKGGIFVEENWDKVIKIEVPVLQEASKADILAKISDLKKDKELVAEFIAALHAFYAESGFSYLEINPFTVSGGAIVPLDLVAKVDDAAAFDCRKIWGELEFPPSFGTSMTAEERFVKHLDDQSGASLKLTILNPEGRVWTMVAGGGASVIYADTVCDIGFSKELANYGEYSGDPSKELTYQYAKTILDLMTRKKDPRGKVLLIGGGIANFTDVAATFTGIIQALKEFKDKLIENDVRVFVRRGGPNYKEGLSRMRELGQTLGIPIEVYGPETHMTRIVSLALSEAI